One genomic segment of Actinoplanes ianthinogenes includes these proteins:
- a CDS encoding phage tail protein codes for MSGEFLLLDGRVGWRPAGPHPDVLADRDGLRKRHTTRSGEFLAGPLDSGIGGCEWHRVVLDATVPDGGTLKVATATSPGVWTDAPSGPDFLVLSPPGQRLWLRLTLTGDTVVHAVQVSFPRATSLRHLPAIYAQDPAARDFLARFLAIFDTIRDSVSARLDDFPAVLDPRATPAEFLDWLGGWLGLAADRRIPDARRRRLLAEAHHLFHLRGTLAGVTRQVELTTGIRPRILEHFRLRRWLYEGDRLGGTLWGPAVAGRLQIGEHSRIGDFRLVDTGEPDLDPFAVPAHRFTVFVPAHADRDLVERAVDTASPAHTEAEIRLVAPRMRVGIQASVGLDTVIGARPAGIVLGAPDARTGTLLGPSEDEQKRPSMRVGLRATVGATTRI; via the coding sequence ATGAGCGGTGAATTCCTGCTCCTGGACGGCCGGGTGGGCTGGCGACCGGCCGGGCCGCACCCCGACGTGCTCGCCGACCGCGACGGGCTGCGCAAACGGCACACAACGAGGTCCGGGGAGTTCCTGGCCGGGCCGCTGGACAGCGGGATCGGCGGCTGCGAGTGGCACCGGGTGGTGCTGGACGCGACGGTGCCCGACGGCGGCACCCTGAAAGTCGCCACCGCGACCTCTCCCGGCGTTTGGACCGACGCCCCGTCCGGCCCGGACTTCCTGGTTCTGAGCCCGCCCGGGCAGCGGCTCTGGCTCCGGCTGACCCTGACCGGCGACACCGTGGTGCACGCCGTCCAGGTCTCGTTCCCGCGCGCCACCTCGCTTCGCCACCTCCCGGCCATCTACGCCCAGGACCCGGCCGCGCGGGACTTCCTCGCCCGCTTCCTGGCCATCTTCGACACGATCCGGGACAGCGTGTCCGCACGGCTCGACGACTTCCCGGCGGTGCTGGACCCGCGGGCCACCCCGGCGGAGTTCCTGGACTGGCTGGGCGGCTGGCTCGGCCTGGCCGCCGACCGGCGGATCCCGGATGCCCGTCGCCGGCGGCTGCTGGCCGAGGCGCACCACCTGTTCCACCTGCGCGGCACGCTCGCCGGCGTGACCCGGCAGGTGGAGCTGACCACCGGGATCCGGCCGCGGATCCTGGAACACTTCCGGCTGCGCCGCTGGCTGTACGAGGGTGACCGGCTCGGCGGCACGCTGTGGGGGCCCGCCGTCGCCGGGCGGCTGCAGATCGGCGAGCACTCCCGGATCGGCGACTTCCGGCTGGTCGACACCGGCGAGCCGGATCTCGACCCGTTCGCGGTGCCGGCGCACCGGTTCACCGTGTTCGTCCCGGCCCACGCCGATCGGGACCTGGTCGAGCGGGCCGTGGACACGGCGAGCCCGGCGCACACCGAGGCCGAGATCCGGCTGGTCGCGCCACGGATGCGGGTCGGAATACAGGCCAGCGTCGGGCTGGACACGGTGATCGGCGCCCGGCCGGCCGGGATCGTCCTCGGCGCCCCGGACGCACGGACCGGCACGCTGCTCGGGCCGTCCGAGGACGAACAGAAGCGACCGTCGATGCGGGTCGGCCTGCGGGCCACCGTCGGCGCCACCACACGGATCTGA